One segment of Clostridium botulinum DNA contains the following:
- a CDS encoding nucleoside 2-deoxyribosyltransferase, which produces MKRVYLASPFFNSKELDTIQAVEEILAEKDLHVFSPRLKNNQNKRDDIGTRLWSIETFTEDIKHLHWCECVVVVYHGNYSDSGTAFEIGYAYATGKPIILVHFGENSNLMCHEAAHANITLEELKEYDFEKMPTSFYEGVML; this is translated from the coding sequence ATGAAAAGAGTATATTTAGCTAGTCCATTTTTTAATTCAAAAGAATTAGATACAATACAAGCAGTAGAAGAAATTCTTGCTGAGAAAGATTTGCATGTTTTTAGTCCTAGATTAAAAAACAATCAAAACAAAAGAGATGATATTGGAACAAGACTTTGGTCTATTGAAACCTTTACTGAAGATATTAAACACTTACATTGGTGTGAGTGTGTTGTAGTTGTTTATCATGGCAATTATAGCGATTCTGGGACAGCATTTGAAATAGGGTATGCTTATGCTACTGGAAAGCCTATCATTCTTGTTCATTTTGGAGAAAATAGTAACTTGATGTGTCATGAGGCAGCTCATGCTAACATCACTTTAGAAGAATTAAAAGAGTACGACTTTGAGAAAATGCCAACGAGTTTTTATGAGGGTGTAATGCTTTAA